From Salmo salar chromosome ssa21, Ssal_v3.1, whole genome shotgun sequence:
TCTACATAATATATTTATAGCTGAACATTCCACAACTGAATATAGCCCTGAACTCAGTGTCTCTCTGGGCAAGCACTcggcccctcccctctctcccgtgAGACGTTGGTAGCAGTTCCGCTAGCACCACTTACATCCAGGACGGTCCCCAGGGGGGCGTCATCATTGGGGGTCTGGCCCCCCATGGCGCCTTTCCCGCTGCACTCCTTCATCAATTCCTCACCGGAGACGAGAAGGGGGGGCTTAATACGGAGCGTGGCTCTCTTGACAAAGGTGCCACTACGATCCAGCGTTGTCTGCCTATTCCCAACAGTTGGCTGGTTGTTGGGCTCGCTCATATCCACTCCAGAGTCAAGACTGGTGTCACGGCTGTCCCCCGCCACCCTACGTTTTCTCTTGGAGTCCGTGACGGAGGAAGAGTTGCGGCAGATCTCTGCGGCCGGTTTGCCTTCCAGGGATACAAACCACGCCCGCGGGGCGAGAGGAGAGGGCCTGGCCCTGGTGAGCTCTGAGGGAGTCTGCTCTGAATTCTGGTCTGCTTCCTGGAGCTCGCTGGAAAAGGGATGCCCACCCCCAGGGCGgtggcctcctcttcctctggcCTCGTTCAGCGTGCCAGGGACTGAGACAGACTCTGGGAGGCTGCTGTAGTAGCGGCTCCAGGACTCTGGCTTGAAGGTGGACGTGTCCCCGTGAAGCCCCTCCCTGCCATGCCCCTGGGAGCGCTCCAGAGTGGCCAGAGGGGCCTTGGGTAAAGTCTGGGTGAGGTTGTCCTTGCCCACAGTTTGTCCTTGCCCAAGGTCGTACATCCCACCTGTTCGGGGCAGGGTGGCAGACCTGCATCCCGGAGAGGGCTGCTCTGGTGAGCTCCAAAGCCCCGGAGCATGGCGGATAGCCACAGGTTGGTTGTGGAAGTGGAGCAGTCTGTCCTGGAGGAACAAGCtctcattgagagagagaggtagatgtatcCCCTCAGAAATGTCCCGTGTCCACAGAATGTCACTGCTGTTGACAAGAAGGGCCTGCTGCAAAGGCCTGGATGACTCTGGACCAATAAGATCTGTACCCTCAATGTAAACGTTGAGGTCATCATTGTACTTGGAAGTGGCTGAATCGTCCGATTTGCCACCGCCCCTCCTCGTTAATAATTGGTGGGATACGTCTTCAGAGTGGGTGGAGTCTTGAGAGGACACTTCGCAGAGTTGGTTGTCATTTGTCGTGGTGGTTTGGTCCATCTTCAACGACGCCATTTTGGCGGCGTGGATCCTCTTTGTCTTAGGTTCACTAGAAGAACATTTGTGGATCGAAACAGAAACTTCTCTTAGGAAATGCAACACGTTTCTAATCACACCACCATTGAAAGGTGGTTCAGCTTCAAATGGTCACTATCACTATGGTATATACAATCAGTTGATATCAGATCATAACATTAGTTGACAGCGTTAAAAGatgactatactatactatattgaCAAAAGTTCAAATGTCAAACAAAATATCAATTAACAGTTTGATGACACTGGAGCTTTGTCAATTCACTTGGTTAATCTGGCCCATTAACGTCTAAACAATAACAGATTAGTGAGGTAACAACAAAATGAATCCATCTCTTACCTATGACAACAGAGCATCACTGCTAAAACTCCAATAAAGAAGACAAGAGTTCCTCCCAGCACAGCCATGATCAAGGAGCTATGGTAGGAGATGAAGTCCATAGGGGTGGCATGTCCcatgtaacctatattaacattaGCACATAAGAGTCTGGTTAAAAGTTTGGAGAGCGTTATGAGAGCACAAAAAATAACTCATATACTGTAGATCAATAGAAAATCTGCTTGCTGGAAATGACCATAAATGATGTATAGTTCAATATATCTTGCAATGGTTGAATTGCATTCTGGTCCTAAAATTAATACAATTATAAAGTAATACAATAAACGGAGGTGCGTTTTAAGGTTTGAAGTTTTAAGGAGTTCTTAATGGTCACATAAATATTTTGTTGATTTGGGAAACTGCTACCTATCATACAGTACATACCCTTGATCGAAGGCATGGGTGCTGCTATCCAGTAGCCTAGATGAGGAGCCATGAAGGTCCAAAACAATTTCCCCTCCTCCATCTTCATAATTCCCAGTCCTCTGTTCATCCAGGCACCTGAATAATATTGATGACGTGTTGAAGACATGTATGAACTACTGATCTAGGGTCAGCCTTCCTTccccaaatcctaaccttaaccattagaggGTAACATGTAAAACTGACCGTAGATCATTGTCTAAGGGAACTTCCCCCAACTACCTCTACACCCACCAGTAGTATGGTCAAAGGACCAGGCTGGCACAGCATGAGAGGCCTGCAGTCCAGAGTTGTCCCCCAGGGGTAGAGTGATTTGTACTGGCCCGGTCACCTGGATCTCTCTGCCATTGGACAAGAGTTGAGCACTGACAGCTGCTATGGGGCTCAACTCAATGCTGCTGTATCCTGAAACACAAAACACTTACTTTAAAACCTTTAAAATACAAAATATCGATGAAAAAGGTCTTATCATTACAGTATTGCTAATTTGTAGGCCGTTGTCTCTTGCTCTGTACCTCCCTCCGAATGTGGTTTGGAAAagctgcacaaacacacacacctgactggtTGATGAGAAGGCCAGTGGTGTAGGCGTAGCAGTCTTTCCCAGCGGGAGGCTGAGGCGTTGTTAGGTAAGCTCTGAAAGAGGAGAGGCTTCTTCTGTCTGTCAGGTTCAGAAGACTCTTAGGGAACTGGACCCTGGGCTGAGACAAGGCATCTACAGATGAAAAGACATATGGTCATTAAGAAGATAAACTACAAAAACAAGGCAATATTAAGCTTATGTTCAAGAACTAGGACCTATGAATAAGAGTAGCTACCCGTACACTCtttgaaaaaagggttccaaaagggttctttgactgtccccataggagaaccctttttggttccaagtagaactcttttgggttccatgtagaaccctctgtaaaaggttctacatggaactcaaaagggttctacatggaacccaagagGGTTCTTGaaagggttctccaatggggacagacgaagaacccttttaggttctagattgcACCTTTTCTTCTAAGAGTGTAAATAAAGCATCATAGAATGGATAATAACAGGAAAGTAAATCAGACAATAAAGACGCAACAGACATACCAGATGTTTTGCCAGTTATCAGAACTGAATCGTCAAACCACCAGATGTTGCCTTGGTTTATGGACAACAGGGACATGGTCACAGCTGAAAATACTGCAATAAATCAGAAGAGAAAAGGCATGGTGAAACTTTCCATAGGCACTTGCTTGATTTGATCCACACTATCACTACGTAGTTGTTATATTGAGAAACTAGATGGCGATCTCACATTAGAATTCAACAGCTACTGCAATGACAAGCCGCCACgacgaatacacacacacacacaccacacacacttacTTGGTATCCTGGTGGTTTTCCAAGGCAGCAAGGTGAGCAGGTAACTATCCATGCTAGCCACGATGGTGAGGGGTAACCCCAGTTGGTAGGGCACATGAAGAAAAACTCTACCGTCCTCAGTGGTGAGAGCAGAGTTGGTCCTGGTGTAGTTCACATACACCTCCACTGTGGCTAGGCTCAGGAAGTGGCGGGTTGACATGTCATTGACCTGGACCTTCAGAGGGAATACAGAGCCTGGAGAAAGCAAAGGATAAATTCAGTTCAATTATCAAATGTTTTTCCTTTTTACAATTCGATACTGTAATGTAGACAACACTGATTGGCAATATTTTTTTAAGCAATGATATAGTCCCGATTAAAGCAAAATAGGCCTTATgaagaacactaaacaaaaccaTTTGAGGATTTCCCTGTGGATCTCTATTCAATTGTCCCACGGGACCTACGTGATGCAGAAACTCAATTTGGCCAATTATTGAGAATACATAAAGACGTCTGAAAGATAACATTGTGCTACATCAGCAAACAGGCTAATAAAGATATTATCCGGCTATCAAACCCTTTCTTTGGGCTGATTTTATAGAGGTGGACAGGTGACAATAAATCTCTGGGTAGGCTTATATTACATCACTTTCAACAATCCTGCCGTTTTCAGATCGGTAGAGATGTGAAGGGGAAGAAGCCTGCCCTACAGCCACTTCACACTCATGTTCAACCATGCAGTCTTAGTGTCCAACAGGACAGAAGGGCCTGATTAATCTCCTGTGGAGGTGAATAATACCAGATTACTATAATCTACTTGTTTGGAGAATTGGGGCCCACTTCTGAGAGATTTACGGGTTTGGACAGAATGGGAGTTTCTGGCCTATGAGGTCATAATTCCAATAGAGATGGCTAGATAGGTGGAATCACATGCTATAAACTCAAATTAAATGAGAGATTGAGAAACCAGCTATAGTTGGTAACGTCAATCATATGACATGATAAAGTAGAATATCTTTTGAGACTTGGAAACAGAACATTAAATGGTTTCTGTGGGAATTAGGCTACATCATgcaggaaagtgtgtgtgtgtgtgtgtgtgtgtgtgtgtgtacaccaatAGGAGGAGCAGATGGGCCTGTGGAGACTGATCCTCTATGGCTCCGGTTCAGACACTGCTGTGTTGGGATTAAGCCATTCCCCCTACAATTGCACAACATCACCGGGACAATCCAAGCCAAATTGCTGTCCTATAGACACCATACTGAAATGTATAGGAACATGGAATGGTGCTGAGAGTTAGGTCATTTCGATGCTTACAGTTAGCCTTGTCCCAGATCTGCTTGTGCCGTCTTACCAACCCCTATGGTCATTGGCAAGGCAAtagcaaacagatctgggaccaggctagtttatGGTAAGACCTTGTAGGGGGTGTCATGTTGTCCAGCAGAGAGGACAATAAAACAATCAGGAGGAATTCAACAAATCATTAAAATGATCCAAGTCCTTGTCTTAGCCTCTTCAATGTGGGACAAACAATCAAATTCCTGATCCCATTAGTCTGGTCCTAGACctctttgtgctgtcttgcccaCCCAATGCATAACAATGACCATAGGAataggcaagacagcacaaagagATCTGGGACAAGGCTACTGAACATCTGGTACAGCGATAAAAGGTGCCTTTTGTTCTTTTGTTGTGAATAAATGTTCCTTATTGGACGCAATGAGCTAGAAGTGCAGGTGAATAAACATTATGGTAATTAACTCCTACACAATGAATAAATCATAAAGACTCTGAACAGAAATATGAATGCAAGCCTTTCATTCATTCTGCGTTGTAAACGAGTAGGCAGCCTGTTGTGTAGATGCTTTGAGGACCTTGGATCATGCTGTAATGGTGGTCCAAACTCCAAACCAATATCATGACTAGCAAAGTTAAAATGAACACGTTTGGCTTTGGAAATGAGCTGTTCGTTGTAGTTCATTCATACTCTGAATGACATTATCTCCCAAATATTCTTCCCTCTCCTTGCTGACTAACAAACAGCAGATGGATAGGCATGCAGAGCACAGCATGTCTTACATTGTGCTATATTTGGCTTAGAGCACACCTAACGGGGATTCTAGGCAAGTTAAACTGACTCTCTCATTCAAAGGTTCTCTG
This genomic window contains:
- the LOC106581934 gene encoding protein FAM171B, with translation MSVLVYLLLLALFYGDGMRLTASSLSAAGQMAQRDDDDIVDFIVKGAADQQVVQQIQHQDQTASVYSSGSVFPLKVQVNDMSTRHFLSLATVEVYVNYTRTNSALTTEDGRVFLHVPYQLGLPLTIVASMDSYLLTLLPWKTTRIPIFSAVTMSLLSINQGNIWWFDDSVLITGKTSDALSQPRVQFPKSLLNLTDRRSLSSFRAYLTTPQPPAGKDCYAYTTGLLINQSGYSSIELSPIAAVSAQLLSNGREIQVTGPVQITLPLGDNSGLQASHAVPAWSFDHTTGAWMNRGLGIMKMEEGKLFWTFMAPHLGYWIAAPMPSIKGYMGHATPMDFISYHSSLIMAVLGGTLVFFIGVLAVMLCCHSEPKTKRIHAAKMASLKMDQTTTTNDNQLCEVSSQDSTHSEDVSHQLLTRRGGGKSDDSATSKYNDDLNVYIEGTDLIGPESSRPLQQALLVNSSDILWTRDISEGIHLPLSLNESLFLQDRLLHFHNQPVAIRHAPGLWSSPEQPSPGCRSATLPRTGGMYDLGQGQTVGKDNLTQTLPKAPLATLERSQGHGREGLHGDTSTFKPESWSRYYSSLPESVSVPGTLNEARGRGGHRPGGGHPFSSELQEADQNSEQTPSELTRARPSPLAPRAWFVSLEGKPAAEICRNSSSVTDSKRKRRVAGDSRDTSLDSGVDMSEPNNQPTVGNRQTTLDRSGTFVKRATLRIKPPLLVSGEELMKECSGKGAMGGQTPNDDAPLGTVLDVSGASGTATNVSRERGEGPSACPERH